The following proteins are encoded in a genomic region of Pikeienuella piscinae:
- a CDS encoding disulfide bond formation protein B: MSGRALPILAFLGPAAVLGAALFSQHVGGLLPCHMCIWQRWPHGVAMALALIAVLAGPGRAGGALLLLGAVSLVIGSGLGVFHAGVELGYWRGPSTCTGAPVADLSPAELVEQLMQAPLIRCDDIAWSFLGVSMAGWNAVLSAGLAALTFAAARRYASSSASQ, encoded by the coding sequence ATGAGCGGCCGCGCGCTTCCGATTCTCGCCTTTCTCGGCCCCGCCGCCGTGCTCGGCGCCGCGCTTTTCAGCCAGCATGTCGGCGGTCTCCTGCCCTGCCACATGTGCATCTGGCAGCGATGGCCGCACGGCGTGGCGATGGCGCTGGCGTTGATCGCGGTTCTCGCCGGTCCCGGCCGCGCGGGCGGCGCGCTTCTCCTCCTCGGCGCGGTCAGCCTCGTCATCGGCTCCGGGCTCGGCGTCTTTCACGCCGGGGTCGAGCTTGGCTACTGGCGGGGGCCATCGACGTGCACCGGCGCGCCGGTCGCGGACCTCTCGCCCGCCGAACTCGTCGAGCAGCTGATGCAAGCCCCGCTGATCCGCTGCGACGACATCGCCTGGAGCTTCCTCGGGGTTTCGATGGCCGGCTGGAACGCCGTACTCTCCGCCGGCCTGGCAGCGCTGACCTTCGCCGCCGCGCGCCGCTACGCGTCGAGTTCGGCGTCCCAGTAG
- a CDS encoding YqaA family protein gives MLRRLYDWTITLAETPHALWALGVVSFVESSIFPIPPHVLVIPMVIARPADWARIALVASLSSVAGGVLGYGLGAFAFESIGRPVLDFYGYAEKFEIFALKYNEYGAWAVLAAGITPFPFKIITILSGATALSFPIFMISSIIARFSIFFLIAALLWKIGPPIRTFIEKRLGLMAALFVVLLFGGFAAASYLA, from the coding sequence ATGCTGAGGCGTCTCTACGACTGGACTATCACGCTCGCCGAGACGCCCCACGCGCTCTGGGCGCTCGGCGTCGTCAGCTTTGTCGAGAGTTCGATCTTTCCGATCCCGCCGCATGTCCTGGTGATCCCGATGGTGATCGCGCGGCCCGCCGACTGGGCGCGGATCGCGCTCGTCGCCTCCCTTTCCTCGGTGGCCGGCGGGGTGCTCGGCTACGGACTCGGCGCTTTCGCCTTCGAAAGCATCGGTCGGCCCGTGCTGGATTTTTACGGCTACGCCGAAAAATTCGAAATATTTGCGCTCAAGTACAACGAATATGGCGCCTGGGCCGTGCTCGCCGCCGGAATCACGCCGTTTCCGTTCAAGATCATCACTATTCTATCAGGCGCGACAGCGCTGAGCTTTCCGATTTTCATGATCTCCAGCATCATCGCGCGGTTCTCGATCTTCTTCCTGATCGCCGCGCTCCTCTGGAAGATCGGGCCGCCGATCCGCACATTCATCGAGAAACGACTCGGGCTGATGGCGGCGCTTTTCGTCGTCCTGCTCTTCGGCGGATTCGCCGCGGCGAGCTATCTCGCATGA